Proteins encoded by one window of Armatimonadota bacterium:
- a CDS encoding DUF72 domain-containing protein, whose product MPRAFVGTSGFSYPEWRGSFYPAGLPVGEMLAHYARTFSTVEINNTFYRYPTAATLARWAEAVPPEFRFAVKAHRRITHLKRLADVDGDLAFLSERLRALGDRRGPVLFQLPPSLRYDRGLLTAFLGALRPGAPAVLEVRHPSWQDPAVYRLLDAAGVSLCVAETDEQPAHREVVGPVSYLRLHRSRYAGDDLRRWADWIRQRLAEGRDVYAYFTHEEGAPAPQYARTLARLIGASPAP is encoded by the coding sequence ATGCCGCGCGCGTTCGTGGGGACCTCCGGCTTCAGCTATCCCGAGTGGCGGGGGTCGTTCTACCCCGCCGGCCTGCCGGTCGGGGAGATGCTGGCCCACTACGCCCGGACCTTTTCCACGGTGGAGATCAACAACACCTTCTACCGCTACCCGACCGCGGCCACCCTCGCCCGGTGGGCGGAGGCGGTGCCGCCCGAGTTCCGCTTCGCGGTCAAGGCCCACCGGCGCATCACCCACCTCAAACGCCTGGCCGACGTGGACGGCGACCTGGCGTTTTTGTCCGAGCGATTGCGGGCGCTGGGGGACCGGCGTGGCCCCGTCCTGTTCCAGCTGCCGCCGTCGCTGCGGTACGATCGGGGCCTGCTCACCGCCTTCCTGGGCGCGCTGCGGCCCGGCGCGCCGGCGGTCCTGGAGGTCCGCCACCCCAGCTGGCAGGATCCGGCCGTCTACCGCCTGCTGGATGCCGCAGGGGTGTCGCTGTGCGTGGCGGAGACCGATGAGCAGCCCGCGCATCGGGAGGTGGTGGGCCCGGTGAGCTATCTCCGGCTGCACCGCTCGCGGTACGCCGGGGACGACCTGCGCCGGTGGGCGGACTGGATCCGCCAGCGGCTGGCCGAGGGGCGCGACGTCTACGCCTACTTCACCCACGAAGAGGGCGCCCCGGCGCCGCAGTACGCCCGCACCCTGGCCCGGCTGATCGGCGCCTCGCCCGCGCCCTGA
- a CDS encoding Ku protein, with product MRPIWKGHLTFGLVTIPVRLYTATEPKDVRFRLLHRSCLTPIQNRRYCPHHDQLVEWNDVVRGYEYAKGRFVPVTDEDLESIPLETARTVAVTSFADPSEIDPLYYEKSYYLAPDEGGQKAFRLLHDALVDTGRVAVGKVVIKDKEHLVAVRPYDGALVMTTLYYADEVRRVADIPDLPVQVKIHPNEKKMALQLIEGLAAPFSSAEYRDEYREALQKLIAAKVEGQPVAAPAARGPEKVVDLMEALRRSLQLTRREKPAARRPRSTAARAAALRERHR from the coding sequence ATGCGCCCGATCTGGAAGGGCCACCTGACCTTCGGGCTGGTGACCATCCCCGTCCGGCTCTATACCGCCACCGAGCCCAAGGACGTCCGCTTCCGGCTCCTGCACCGCAGCTGCCTGACCCCCATTCAGAACCGCCGGTACTGTCCACACCACGACCAGCTGGTGGAGTGGAACGACGTCGTCCGCGGCTACGAGTACGCCAAGGGCCGGTTCGTGCCGGTGACCGACGAGGATCTGGAGAGCATCCCCCTGGAGACCGCCCGGACGGTGGCCGTCACCTCCTTCGCCGATCCGTCGGAGATCGACCCTCTGTACTATGAGAAGTCCTACTACCTGGCCCCCGATGAGGGCGGCCAGAAGGCATTCCGCCTGCTCCACGACGCCCTCGTGGACACCGGGCGGGTGGCCGTGGGCAAGGTCGTCATCAAGGACAAGGAGCACCTGGTGGCCGTGCGCCCCTACGACGGAGCCCTGGTGATGACCACCCTGTACTACGCCGACGAGGTGCGCAGGGTGGCGGACATCCCCGACCTGCCGGTCCAGGTCAAGATCCACCCCAACGAGAAGAAGATGGCCCTTCAGCTCATCGAGGGCCTGGCGGCGCCGTTCTCGTCCGCCGAGTACCGCGACGAGTACCGGGAGGCGCTGCAGAAGCTGATCGCGGCCAAGGTGGAAGGGCAGCCGGTGGCCGCCCCGGCCGCCCGGGGCCCGGAGAAGGTGGTGGACCTGATGGAGGCCCTGCGCCGCAGCCTGCAGCTGACCCGGCGGGAGAAACCGGCGGCCCGCCGCCCCCGCTCGACGGCCGCCCGCGCCGCGGCCCTGCGGGAACGGCACCGATGA